A window of Esox lucius isolate fEsoLuc1 chromosome 18, fEsoLuc1.pri, whole genome shotgun sequence contains these coding sequences:
- the tmem251 gene encoding transmembrane protein 251, with product MMNFRQRMGWVGVGLYLLASVAVVYYVFEIDQTYNRLTLEHVEPVAQEERPPAGDESPPAESSGPPTSDHLPTWTQSLKTRLLLLPFWFWVTIFLVPYLQVFLFLYSCTRADPKMVGYCILPICLAVLCDRHQTFAKASNQISRLQLIDT from the coding sequence ATGATGAACTTCCGTCAGAGGATGGGATGGGTCGGTGTGGGGCTTTACCTTCTGGCTAGCGTGGCCGTCGTTTATTATGTCTTTGAGATCGACCAGACGTACAACCGTCTTACCCTGGAGCATGTGGAGCCGGTGGCCCAGGAGGAACGACCTCCAGCGGGGGATGAGTCTCCTCCGGCCGAATCGTCTGGGCCTCCCACGTCAGACCATCTGCCCACCTGGACCCAGAGTCTCAAGACTCGCCTCCTCCTCTTGCCCTTCTGGTTTTGGGTCACCATCTTCCTTGTGCCCTATCTCCAGGTGTTCCTCTTCCTTTACTCATGCACACGTGCTGACCCCAAGATGGTGGGCTACTGTATCCTGCCAATATGCCTGGCGGTGCTCTGCGACCGCCACCAGACATTCGCCAAGGCATCCAATCAGATCAGCCGGCTGCAGCTGATTGACACCTAA
- the ubr7 gene encoding putative E3 ubiquitin-protein ligase UBR7 — MAANEGDEATVSLVDVLEEDEELENEASAVLAGSDSEKCSYPEGYVNRQALYACSTCTPKGGKPAGVCLACSYKCHEGHDLFELYTKRNFRCDCGNSKFGAMECKLYSDKDQLNTENKYSHNFFGLYCTCNRPYPDPEDTVEDEMIQCIVCEDWLHGRHLGSPVPESVELQEMVCESCLNKAPFLRIYAAHLAVSTTTKASPCKAEGEVKKEEGDCDESKNITEEASTSLNNQSEKANANGVPSCKRRHQEMEGDLKSSPPLECRLKEWTASETVESGAVFWPSAWRTKLCSCVSCKKSYNDAGVSFLLDESDTVLAYENKGKTTEQEQAGAAEGRDPLMSALNTLGRVQQLEIIHGYNDMKTELKDFLQRFAAEGKVVTPEDIRQFFEQQQSRKRRRANAGQYYCS, encoded by the exons ATGGCGGCAAATGAGGGAGATGAGGCTACTGTTTCTTTGGTAGATGTTTTAGAAGAAGATGAAGAGTTGGAGAATGAGGCATCAGCTGTTTTAGCTGGTAGTGATTCTGAAAAGTGTTCCTATCCTGAG ggcTATGTGAATCGACAAGCCCTCTATGCCTGCAGCACCTGCACACCAAAGGGAGGCAAGCCAGCCGGTGTCTGTCTGGCTTGTTCTTACAAATGCCATGAAGGCCATGACCTTTTTGAGCTCTACACCAAAAG GAATTTCCGCTGTGACTGTGGAAACAGCAAGTTTGGGGCAATGGAGTGCAAGCTATACTCA gacaAGGATCAGCTGAACACTGAGAATAAATATAGCCACAATTTCTTTGGTCTGTATTGCACCTGTAACAGACCATATCCAGACCCGGAAGACACG GTTGAAGATGAGATGATTCAGTGCATTGTGTGTGAGGACTGGCTGCACGGCAGG CACTTAGGTTCCCCTGTGCCAGAATCTGTGGAGCTTCAGGAGATGGTGTGTGAGTCCTGCTTGAATAAAGCTCCTTTCCTGAGGATCTACGCTGCTCACCTGGCAG tGTCCACCACAACCAAAGCCAGTCCGTGCAAAGCAGAGGGAGAGGTaaagaaagaggagggggacTGTGATGAGAGCAAGAACATAACCGAGGAGGCCTCCACAAGCCTCAATAACCAGAGTGAGAAG GCAAATGCAAATGGGGTGCCAAGCTGCAAAAGGAGGCAccaagagatggagggagacttGAAATCCAGTCCACCCTTGGAGTGCAGGCTAAAGGAGTGGACGGCCTCAGAGACTGTAGAATCTGGAGCTGTATTCTGGCCCTCTGCCTGGAGGACCAAACTCTGTTCCTGTGTCAGCTGCAAG AAATCCTATAACGACGCCGGTGTGTCCTTCCTCCTGGATGAGTCGGACACTGTCCTGGCCTACGAGAACAAAGGCAAGACCACCGAACAAGAGCAGGCTGGAGCCGCAGAGGGTCGCGACCCCCTGATGTCTGCTCTCAACACCCTGGGCCGGGTTCAGCAGCTGGAGATTATCCATG GGTACAATGACATGAAGACTGAGCTGAAGGATTTCCTGCAGAGGTTTGCTGCAGAAGGAAAG GTGGTGACTCCTGAGGACATCCGTCAGTTCTTTGAACAGCAGCAGAGCCGTAAGAGGCGACGGGCCAACGCGGGCCAGTATTACTGCAGCTGA